In Helianthus annuus cultivar XRQ/B chromosome 8, HanXRQr2.0-SUNRISE, whole genome shotgun sequence, a single genomic region encodes these proteins:
- the LOC110872261 gene encoding probable inorganic phosphate transporter 1-9, with protein sequence MMVVGSIGCGLSLSSLTSMVFVSLGFFRFLLGMGIGGDYPLSATIMAEFANKRTRGAFIAGVFSMQGFGILLSSLVSMIVCSIFEASANKHNLEKSSELAPLVNIAPVPPESDLAWRLILMIGAIPASMTYYWRMKMPETARFTALVENNALQAAKDIGKVMNVPLSTIQEDVEMINTPNTRAALSNTYPFFSREFLRRHGRDLIAASINWLLIDIVFYSLNLFQYHAFRGLMKSKININLYQDAMQIAKYQALIAICATIPGYIVTVYMIDHVGRVKIQAAGFFFMAISLFTIAKVNKGDWGSNQGPGFIILYGLTFFFSNFGPNTTTFIVPAELFPARFRATCHGISGAVGKLGAIIGLIGFILASREEPKGIEATHTLMAMGGVCVLGFFVTYFFTRETMGRSLEENENVDELTGVWFVRFWPHKVWDKRNEVNTGERMSLY encoded by the exons ATGATGGTAGTGGGGTCTATTGGATGCGGATTATCGCTCTCTAGTTTGACGTCGATGGTGTTTGTGAGCCTTGGGTTCTTTCGGTTCTTGCTTGGGATGGGAATAGGAGGGGACTACCCATTATCGGCCACGATTATGGCGGAGTTCGCTAATAAGCGGACTCGTGGAGCGTTTATAGCAGGTGTGTTCTCCATGCAAGGGTTTGGGATACTTTTGAGTTCGCTCGTGTCCATGATAGTGTGCTCCATTTTCGAAGCTAGTGCCAACAAGCACAATCTAGAAAAGTCGTCCGAACTTGCACCGTTAGTAAACATTGCTCCTGTCCCGCCTGAATCGGACCTGGCATGGCGGCTTATTCTCATGATTGGTGCGATTCCAGCATCTATGACTTATTATTGGCGGATGAAGATGCCAGAAACCGCACG ATTCACTGCTTTGGTGGAGAACAACGCATTACAAGCAGCAAAAGACATAGGAAAAGTGATGAACGTACCACTGAGTACAATCCAAGAAGATGTCGAGATGATAAACACGCCGAACACTCGTGCTGCTCTCTCCAACACCTACCCTTTCTTCTCTCGCGAATTTCTCCGACGTCACGGGCGTGATCTCATCGCCGCATCCATCAACTGGCTTCTCATCGATATTGTCTTCTACAGCCTCAACTTATTCCAATATCATGCGTTTAGAGGCCTTATGAAATCAAAGATAAACATCAACCTATACCAAGATGCAATGCAAATCGCCAAATACCAAGCACTCATTGCCATTTGTGCAACCATTCCTGGATATATCGTGACAGTTTACATGATTGATCATGTCGGGAGAGTCAAGATTCAAGCAGCAGGGTTCTTTTTCATGGCTATAAGCTTGTTCACAATCGCAAAAGTCAACAAAGGTGATTGGGGATCAAATCAAGGTCCCGGTTTCATTATCCTCTATGGACTTACTTTCTTTTTTTCCAATTTTGGGCCCAACACTACAACCTTTATAGTTCCTGCTGAGCTTTTTCCCGCGAGGTTTCGTGCAACTTGTCATGGGATCTCGGGTGCGGTTGGAAAACTAGGGGCGATAATCGGGTTGATCGGGTTTATATTGGCTTCTCGTGAGGAGCCAAAAGGTATTGAGGCGACGCATACGTTGATGGCGATGGGCGGGGtttgtgttttagggttttttgtgACGTATTTTTTTACTAGAGAAACAATGGGACGGTCGTTGGAGGAGAATGAGAATGTTGATGAGCTTACTGGTGTTTGGTTTGTTAGATTTTGGCCTCACAAAGTTTGGGATAAAAGAAATGAAGTAAACACAGGTGAAAGGATGTCTCTTTATTGA